The Triticum aestivum cultivar Chinese Spring chromosome 3A, IWGSC CS RefSeq v2.1, whole genome shotgun sequence genome includes a region encoding these proteins:
- the LOC123059421 gene encoding probable calcium-binding protein CML31 has translation MVATKSGELRALFASLDQDSDGRVSAAELRGCMRATLGEDVPAEEAEALVASADADGDGLLCEAEFLELAQQAAWASAEDEDNEQRTRALREAFGMYEMEGQGCITPASLGRMLGRLGTERGAGECRAMICRFDLDGDGVLSFDEFKIMMS, from the coding sequence ATGGTTGCGACAAAGTCGGGCGAGCTGAGGGCGCTATTCGCGTCGCTGGACCAGGACAGCGACGGCCGGGTCTCCGCGGCAGAGCTGCGGGGGTGCATGCGGGCAACGCTGGGCGAGGACGTGCCGGCAGAGGAGGCCGAGGCACTGGTGGCGTCGGCGGACGCGGACGGCGACGGGCTGCTGTGCGAGGCCGAGTTCCTCGAGCTGGCGCAGCAGGCGGCCTGGGCgagcgccgaggacgaggacaacGAGCAGAGGACCCGGGCGCTGAGGGAGGCGTTCGGGATGTACGAGATGGAGGGGCAGGGGTGCATCACGCCGGCCAGCCTCGGGCGGATGCTCGGCAGGCTCGGCACCGAGCGGGGCGCCGGCGAGTGCCGCGCCATGATCTGCCGGTTCGACCTCGACGGCGACGGCGTGCTCAGCTTCGACGAGTTCAAGATCATGATGAGCTAG